One Sphingomonas sp. LHG3406-1 genomic window carries:
- a CDS encoding phenylalanine 4-monooxygenase: MFKHFATQEEDAGPGWAGWTVDQGWSRFTAEEHETWDILHARQTALLDGLIVERFFDGLAGLGLGDGGIPELGRLNARLLRLTGWRCVAVAGLVPDEAFFAMLAESVFPVGNFIRTRAQLDYLEEPDCFHDIYGHVPMLADRAVADAMQKFGETGVAAIAAGHGDKVARLYWHTIEFGLVREKGAVRILGAGLASSFGEARKSLEDEAIERRRFTPEGAVATAYRHDAMQPLYLVADDMDAVVAALTRPLP; the protein is encoded by the coding sequence ATGTTCAAGCATTTCGCGACCCAGGAAGAGGACGCCGGCCCGGGCTGGGCGGGGTGGACCGTCGACCAGGGCTGGTCTCGCTTCACTGCCGAAGAGCATGAGACATGGGACATCCTCCATGCGCGGCAGACGGCGCTGCTCGACGGGCTGATCGTCGAGCGCTTCTTCGACGGGCTGGCCGGGTTGGGGCTTGGCGATGGCGGCATTCCGGAGCTCGGCCGGCTGAACGCGCGGCTGCTCCGGCTGACCGGCTGGCGCTGCGTGGCGGTGGCAGGGCTGGTGCCCGACGAGGCCTTCTTCGCCATGCTGGCGGAAAGCGTCTTCCCGGTCGGCAACTTCATCCGCACGCGGGCGCAGCTCGATTATCTGGAGGAGCCCGACTGCTTCCACGACATATACGGCCACGTGCCGATGCTGGCGGACCGGGCCGTCGCCGACGCCATGCAGAAGTTTGGGGAAACGGGTGTTGCGGCGATCGCGGCCGGCCATGGCGACAAGGTCGCGCGGCTCTACTGGCATACGATCGAGTTCGGGCTGGTGCGGGAGAAAGGCGCGGTGCGGATCCTCGGCGCTGGCCTTGCGTCCAGCTTCGGCGAGGCGCGCAAGAGCCTCGAAGACGAGGCCATCGAACGGCGGCGCTTCACGCCGGAAGGCGCGGTCGCGACGGCCTACCGCCACGATGCGATGCAGCCGCTCTACCTGGTCGCTGACGACATGGATGCGGTGGTGGCGGCCCTGACCCGGCCGCTGCCCTGA
- a CDS encoding hotdog fold thioesterase yields MSIWHSSEIDFEILTRLGDASMPGHLGIVFTGRGDDWLEATMPVDQRTHQPFGRLHGGASVALAETVASMAGAMTVDPAEKVVVGLEINANHIRPVREGPVTARASAEAIGRTTQVWTIRITDERGKLVCLSRITLAVIAMSQA; encoded by the coding sequence ATGAGCATCTGGCATTCCTCAGAGATCGATTTCGAAATCCTCACCCGCCTTGGTGACGCGAGCATGCCGGGGCATCTCGGCATCGTATTCACCGGCCGCGGCGACGACTGGCTGGAGGCGACCATGCCGGTCGACCAACGGACCCATCAGCCGTTCGGACGGCTCCACGGCGGCGCGAGCGTGGCGCTGGCGGAGACGGTGGCGAGCATGGCCGGCGCCATGACGGTCGATCCGGCCGAGAAGGTGGTGGTCGGGCTCGAGATCAACGCCAACCACATCCGGCCGGTACGCGAAGGGCCGGTGACGGCGCGGGCGAGCGCCGAAGCGATTGGACGGACAACCCAGGTCTGGACCATCCGCATCACCGACGAGCGCGGCAAGCTGGTCTGCCTGTCCCGGATCACCCTCGCCGTGATTGCGATGTCGCAGGCCTGA
- a CDS encoding alpha/beta fold hydrolase, which yields MTGPSGMPDRVRHDEDPDTFPPATNLRLREIATMLPNAWRLLVKPTPLGPRDGPKCLVVPGFLAHDRSTLRLREALAAAGWRVHGWKAGVNLGARADTLDRLTRRLDKLSRHGPVLLVGWSLGGVYARELAHRHPGRIAAVVTLGSPFSGDPTWNNVWRTYERIAGHPVTSPPIARTPGKPPVPTLALWSRCDGIVAPRAAYGLDDERDSAVELACNHLGFVVTRAGAEAVVAAITTFLRASARA from the coding sequence ATGACCGGCCCGAGCGGGATGCCGGACCGGGTCCGGCATGACGAAGACCCCGACACTTTCCCACCCGCCACCAACCTGCGCCTGCGCGAGATCGCCACCATGCTCCCCAATGCCTGGCGGCTGTTGGTCAAGCCAACCCCGCTCGGCCCACGCGACGGGCCGAAGTGCCTGGTCGTGCCCGGCTTTCTTGCCCACGACCGCTCCACCCTGCGGCTGCGAGAGGCGCTGGCGGCGGCCGGCTGGCGGGTCCATGGCTGGAAGGCCGGCGTGAACCTCGGTGCGCGGGCCGACACGCTCGACCGGCTGACCCGCCGCCTCGACAAGCTGTCCCGCCACGGGCCGGTGCTGCTGGTCGGCTGGAGCCTCGGCGGCGTCTACGCGCGTGAGCTTGCGCATCGTCATCCCGGCAGGATTGCCGCCGTGGTGACCCTCGGCTCGCCATTCTCCGGGGACCCCACCTGGAACAACGTCTGGCGCACCTATGAGCGGATCGCCGGCCACCCCGTGACCAGTCCGCCGATCGCGCGGACTCCGGGCAAGCCACCCGTGCCGACCCTCGCCCTCTGGTCGCGATGCGACGGGATTGTCGCCCCGCGTGCCGCCTACGGCCTGGACGATGAACGCGATTCCGCCGTCGAGCTGGCCTGTAACCATCTTGGCTTCGTCGTCACCCGCGCCGGAGCGGAAGCGGTGGTCGCCGCCATTACGACCTTCCTTCGCGCGTCCGCGCGGGCCTGA